The following proteins come from a genomic window of Kitasatospora sp. NBC_01246:
- a CDS encoding TetR/AcrR family transcriptional regulator, with translation MMMQERAARTRQNLVSAAAGEFDRDGYAGASLARIARSAGITTGALTFHFQSKEEMAAVVRTQGHAVTQAVVGQVTARSEPPVQSVISLTLALADLLEREAVVRAAARLAREQPGEPDWSTTWAPVIHERLQATHEAELGPYGDRSTLATLAGYLVTGAESCIRQRACRKEPLDGQSVEHISRIWDLLSCGERCLT, from the coding sequence ATGATGATGCAAGAGAGGGCGGCCCGGACGCGACAGAACCTGGTCAGCGCGGCCGCTGGCGAGTTCGACCGCGACGGATACGCGGGGGCGTCCCTGGCGCGGATCGCCAGGTCGGCCGGAATCACCACCGGAGCCCTGACGTTCCACTTCCAGAGCAAGGAGGAGATGGCCGCGGTGGTCAGGACGCAGGGCCACGCCGTGACCCAGGCCGTCGTGGGCCAGGTGACGGCGCGGAGCGAACCCCCGGTCCAGTCGGTCATCTCGCTGACCCTGGCGCTGGCCGATCTGCTGGAGCGGGAGGCCGTGGTGCGCGCCGCGGCCCGGCTCGCCCGGGAGCAACCCGGGGAGCCGGACTGGTCGACGACCTGGGCGCCGGTGATCCACGAGCGCCTACAGGCGACGCACGAAGCCGAGTTGGGCCCGTACGGGGACCGGAGCACCCTCGCCACCCTGGCCGGGTACCTGGTCACCGGAGCGGAGTCCTGCATCCGGCAGCGGGCCTGCCGGAAGGAACCCCTGGACGGGCAGTCCGTGGAGCACATCAGCCGCATCTGGGACCTCCTCAGTTGCGGCGAGCGGTGCCTGACTTGA
- a CDS encoding response regulator transcription factor, translated as MVSIPYRRTEKASEPQAIRVLVVAGDHDAAEGRAHDLRRQGYCTRLAGTGAEVLRTHEHSDMILLDLDLPDIDGLEVCRSIRASGDKPIITLTGRDTELDRVLALQAGADDCVVRSCGPREMTARIEAVLRRARPRPAPVRILSIGPLHVDERTREVRLHGERVSLTAKEFELLHILASNQGHVMSRKDLMARVWDTDWVDSSRTIDTHVRNLRAKLGASTWVITVRGIGYRIGHG; from the coding sequence GTGGTGTCGATCCCGTACCGACGGACCGAGAAGGCCTCCGAGCCGCAGGCGATCCGGGTGCTCGTGGTCGCCGGCGACCACGACGCCGCCGAAGGAAGGGCTCATGACCTCCGACGACAGGGGTACTGCACGAGACTTGCCGGAACCGGCGCGGAAGTGCTGAGAACACATGAGCACTCGGACATGATCCTGCTCGATCTCGATCTTCCCGACATCGACGGCCTGGAAGTCTGCCGTTCGATACGAGCGAGTGGAGACAAGCCCATTATCACTCTCACCGGCCGCGACACCGAACTCGACCGGGTGCTCGCCCTGCAGGCCGGCGCGGACGACTGCGTCGTCCGCTCGTGCGGCCCCAGGGAGATGACGGCCCGTATCGAAGCCGTGCTCCGCCGCGCCCGCCCCAGACCGGCCCCGGTCCGGATATTATCCATCGGCCCGCTCCACGTCGACGAAAGGACCCGTGAAGTCCGCCTGCACGGCGAGCGGGTGAGCCTCACCGCCAAGGAGTTCGAGCTGCTGCACATCCTGGCCTCGAACCAGGGCCACGTCATGTCACGCAAGGATCTGATGGCCCGGGTCTGGGACACCGACTGGGTGGACTCCAGCCGGACCATCGACACGCATGTGCGCAACCTTCGCGCGAAGCTCGGCGCGAGCACCTGGGTCATCACCGTCCGCGGGATCGGCTACCGCATCGGCCACGGCTGA
- a CDS encoding fumarylacetoacetate (FAA) hydrolase — MSVLFECEYQGERYVGFEKPVPGQALTLYRVNDGRLQAEFIAAETAEDVVAAIKAEVTPITVEGGEEQVKYLPPLLPEASGNALLSGFMRTHKSKFEGEPGEDEEFVAPNWFFKGFGSWLRLPGETLVVPEKSVALIEEPELALVYVNDDAGNPRYVGYTFGNDLCDIGLHIQNPGWNPYCKLCDTSITPWLFLGEPPASVTGRVVIERDGVPAWEGPFDCGEDALYFKIQDMVDNLFEYPALRRPGLVNYVLLGADKASFHDGFRIAHGDRITIDFKSHGVVLDNEVTFTQSNYPA; from the coding sequence ATGTCCGTACTTTTCGAATGCGAATACCAGGGTGAGCGGTACGTGGGCTTCGAGAAGCCCGTACCCGGGCAGGCTCTGACGCTGTACCGGGTGAACGACGGCCGGCTGCAGGCCGAGTTCATCGCCGCCGAGACCGCCGAGGACGTCGTCGCCGCGATCAAGGCCGAGGTCACCCCGATCACCGTCGAGGGCGGCGAGGAGCAGGTGAAGTACCTGCCGCCGCTGCTGCCCGAGGCCAGCGGGAACGCCCTGTTGAGCGGTTTCATGCGGACCCACAAGTCGAAGTTCGAGGGCGAGCCGGGCGAGGACGAGGAGTTCGTCGCGCCGAACTGGTTCTTCAAGGGCTTCGGTTCCTGGCTGCGGCTGCCCGGCGAGACCCTGGTCGTCCCGGAGAAGTCGGTGGCGCTGATCGAGGAGCCGGAGCTGGCCCTCGTCTACGTCAACGACGACGCGGGCAACCCGCGGTACGTCGGCTACACCTTCGGCAACGACCTGTGCGACATCGGCCTGCACATCCAGAACCCGGGCTGGAACCCGTACTGCAAGCTGTGCGACACCTCGATCACCCCGTGGCTGTTCCTCGGGGAGCCGCCGGCCTCGGTGACCGGCCGGGTCGTCATCGAGCGGGACGGCGTCCCCGCCTGGGAGGGCCCGTTCGACTGCGGCGAGGACGCCCTGTACTTCAAGATCCAGGACATGGTGGACAACCTGTTCGAGTACCCGGCGCTGCGCCGCCCGGGTCTGGTCAACTACGTCCTGCTCGGCGCCGACAAGGCGAGCTTCCACGACGGTTTCCGGATCGCCCACGGCGACCGCATCACCATCGACTTCAAGAGCCACGGCGTGGTGCTGGACAACGAGGTGACGTTCACTCAGTCCAACTACCCGGCCTAG
- a CDS encoding AMP-binding protein yields MTAGPSVGPDQAPPRGSAAEYLRRGWWREETFLDDLRRQARLRPRKLAVAARRIGEARTDTLDYSELAVLTDRFALALVELGVERGDFVAVQLPNRWETVPLLFACIRVGAVICPIDPVCQEEELRHRLELTGARVCITVPEWNGYPLAAHLTALKAELPLEHVVVVGGRDAGTLSFDEHFVGVPWEEQRAGELDGRELTPDEPFVVLFTSGTTGVSKGVLHSQNTIYAAVRGYADTFLLDDSLVAAVTTPLVHYSGFGQGILTGVMLGATVAFQDVRRNSALLDLVERYGATLVYGPPSTLADIARSQREDPRDVSTLRHAVTGSAPVLQELVDEVRETLGARTYSVWGMSEFGPVTITRLDYNPDWAASSNGGPIDSMELRVDDRDDPGKRAPVGRLRVRGAAQALGYYKREDVFAAEFNAEGWFDTGDYARDDGRGGIRILGRAKDALIRDDTVVPMTELEAIISRHPEVTETALVGTTGRSDDPILAVVVTAGAQPGLEEIHAVLREAGQDPRFFPERVVVVDALPKTLTGKVRKAELRRRYGGQ; encoded by the coding sequence ATGACCGCCGGCCCGTCCGTCGGCCCGGACCAGGCCCCGCCCCGGGGCAGCGCGGCCGAGTACCTGCGGCGCGGCTGGTGGCGCGAGGAGACCTTCCTCGACGACCTGCGCCGCCAGGCCCGGCTGCGGCCGCGCAAGCTCGCCGTCGCGGCCCGCCGGATCGGCGAGGCGCGCACGGACACCCTGGACTACTCCGAACTGGCGGTGCTGACCGACCGCTTCGCCCTGGCGCTGGTGGAACTCGGCGTCGAGCGCGGCGATTTCGTCGCCGTCCAGCTCCCCAACCGGTGGGAGACGGTGCCGCTGCTGTTCGCCTGCATCCGGGTCGGCGCGGTCATCTGCCCGATCGACCCGGTCTGCCAGGAGGAGGAGCTGCGGCACCGCCTGGAGCTCACCGGCGCCCGGGTCTGCATCACCGTCCCGGAGTGGAACGGCTACCCGCTGGCCGCCCACCTCACCGCGCTGAAGGCCGAACTTCCGCTGGAGCACGTGGTGGTGGTCGGCGGCCGGGACGCCGGGACGCTCTCCTTCGACGAGCACTTCGTCGGCGTCCCGTGGGAGGAGCAGCGCGCGGGCGAGCTGGACGGGCGCGAACTCACGCCCGACGAGCCGTTCGTGGTGCTCTTCACCTCGGGCACCACCGGGGTGTCCAAGGGCGTGCTGCACAGCCAGAACACCATCTACGCGGCCGTCCGGGGCTACGCCGACACCTTCCTGCTCGACGACAGCCTGGTCGCGGCCGTCACCACCCCGCTCGTCCACTACTCCGGCTTCGGCCAGGGCATCCTGACCGGCGTCATGCTCGGCGCCACCGTCGCCTTCCAGGACGTCCGGCGCAACTCCGCCCTGCTCGACCTGGTCGAGCGCTACGGCGCCACGCTGGTCTACGGTCCGCCGTCCACCCTGGCCGACATCGCCAGGTCCCAGCGGGAGGACCCGCGCGACGTCTCCACCCTGCGCCACGCCGTCACCGGCTCCGCGCCGGTGCTCCAGGAGCTGGTGGACGAGGTGCGCGAGACCCTCGGGGCCCGGACCTACTCGGTGTGGGGGATGTCCGAGTTCGGGCCGGTCACCATCACCCGGCTCGACTACAACCCGGACTGGGCGGCCAGCAGCAACGGCGGGCCGATCGACTCCATGGAGCTGCGCGTCGACGACCGCGACGACCCGGGCAAGCGCGCCCCGGTCGGCCGGCTGCGGGTGCGCGGCGCGGCGCAGGCCCTCGGGTACTACAAGCGCGAGGACGTGTTCGCCGCCGAGTTCAACGCCGAGGGCTGGTTCGACACCGGGGACTACGCGCGCGACGACGGCCGCGGCGGCATCCGCATCCTCGGCCGGGCCAAGGACGCCCTGATCCGCGACGACACCGTCGTCCCGATGACGGAACTCGAAGCGATCATCTCCCGGCACCCCGAGGTGACCGAGACCGCGCTGGTCGGGACCACCGGGCGCAGCGACGACCCGATCCTCGCGGTGGTCGTCACCGCCGGCGCGCAGCCGGGGCTGGAGGAGATCCACGCCGTGCTGCGCGAGGCCGGCCAGGACCCGCGCTTCTTCCCGGAGCGCGTGGTGGTCGTCGACGCCCTGCCGAAGACGCTCACCGGCAAGGTCCGCAAGGCCGAGTTGCGCCGCCGCTACGGCGGGCAGTGA
- a CDS encoding MFS transporter: MATSQTGLSASSPPDTPSAEESRKLPMSPLLALATAAFVMVLTEALPAGVLPEMARDLSVSESAAGQALTIYAIATGVSAIPLAAATAGWRRKQLVLVAVVAFILANTVTAISSSYVLTMGFRLVAGVAAAAVWGELVVYARRLAPPHLVGRAIAITMIGIPLALSLGIPAGTFLGKVFGWRLTFGLITAVTVLLLLWIIASVPDHPGQKAEHREPILQALRLPGVSIILVVVAAYVLAHNTFYTYIASFLDENKLGDNRDTVLLVFGLASMLSIWITGTLIDRYLRELTIASCVLFTVAAVFLALTPGSPVAVYGAMVLWGLGWGGLATLLQTAVTNTGGSRGQALLVTVWNSFMAGGGVAGGVLLSAAGPGSFPWTVLVLVIPLIALVFAARTHAFPAKRAEAV; encoded by the coding sequence ATGGCAACCTCCCAGACCGGGCTGTCGGCAAGCTCCCCTCCGGACACACCCTCCGCGGAGGAGAGCCGGAAGCTCCCGATGTCCCCCCTGCTGGCCCTGGCCACGGCCGCCTTCGTGATGGTGCTGACCGAGGCGCTGCCCGCCGGCGTGCTGCCCGAGATGGCGCGCGACCTCTCGGTCAGCGAGTCCGCGGCGGGGCAGGCGCTGACGATCTACGCGATCGCCACCGGCGTCTCGGCCATCCCGCTCGCCGCCGCCACGGCCGGCTGGCGCCGCAAGCAGCTGGTCCTGGTGGCGGTGGTGGCCTTCATCCTCGCCAACACGGTCACCGCCATCTCGTCGAGCTACGTCCTGACCATGGGGTTCCGTCTCGTCGCCGGTGTGGCCGCGGCCGCCGTCTGGGGTGAACTCGTGGTGTACGCGCGCCGGCTGGCGCCGCCGCACCTGGTCGGCCGGGCCATCGCGATCACCATGATCGGCATCCCGCTCGCCCTGTCGCTGGGCATCCCGGCCGGCACCTTCCTCGGCAAGGTCTTCGGCTGGCGCCTGACCTTCGGTCTGATCACCGCCGTCACCGTGCTGCTGCTGCTCTGGATCATCGCGTCCGTGCCCGACCACCCGGGGCAGAAGGCCGAGCACCGCGAGCCGATCCTCCAGGCCCTGCGCCTGCCCGGGGTGTCGATCATCCTGGTCGTGGTCGCCGCGTACGTGCTCGCCCACAACACCTTCTACACGTACATCGCCTCGTTCCTCGACGAGAACAAACTGGGGGACAACCGCGACACCGTCCTCCTGGTCTTCGGCCTCGCCTCGATGCTGAGCATCTGGATCACCGGTACGCTGATCGACCGCTACCTTCGCGAACTGACCATCGCCAGCTGCGTCCTGTTCACCGTGGCGGCGGTCTTCCTCGCGCTGACGCCGGGCAGCCCGGTGGCCGTCTACGGGGCGATGGTGCTGTGGGGCCTCGGCTGGGGCGGCCTGGCCACCCTGCTGCAGACCGCCGTCACCAACACGGGCGGCAGCCGCGGCCAGGCCCTGCTGGTCACGGTCTGGAACTCGTTCATGGCCGGTGGCGGCGTGGCCGGCGGGGTGCTGCTCTCGGCGGCCGGCCCGGGCTCGTTCCCGTGGACCGTGCTGGTGCTGGTGATCCCGCTGATCGCCCTCGTGTTCGCCGCCCGTACGCACGCCTTCCCGGCGAAGCGCGCGGAAGCGGTCTGA
- a CDS encoding pyridoxal phosphate-dependent aminotransferase: MPEPAKVTLSATLAADEALARRRAAGEQVLIMASGEIGLPVHPELRARLAAAADRSTYGPVAGSPELRSAAAGYWQRRGLAADPELVVAGPGSKALLFALIMAVGGDVVIPRPSWVSYAAQAELVGARVLKVPVPAGEGGVPDPDLLRETVLAARAAGHDPRSVVVTLPDNPTGAVATPDTVRRLGEAARELDLVIISDEIYCDLVFDPATPAVSPAAFAPERTVVTTGLTKNLAVGGWRTGVALLPEGAAGRRLHARLIAIASQIWSSPPAPVQVAAAYALGEPPEIVAHVAASRRLHGIVAAATAERFTAAGALLAPVRATCYLYPDFEPLRERLRSVHGVRTGTELARLLTDRYGVGVLGAEAFGEAAEPLRLRAATSRFYGETAERQHAALEAADPLGLPWIRAAIDRVDEVLTDLTAPSTTRLLPGRPHQRA, from the coding sequence ATGCCCGAGCCCGCGAAGGTGACCCTGTCGGCGACGCTGGCCGCCGACGAGGCCCTCGCCCGCAGACGCGCCGCCGGCGAACAGGTCCTGATCATGGCCAGCGGCGAGATCGGCCTGCCGGTCCACCCCGAGCTGAGAGCCCGGCTGGCGGCCGCCGCCGACCGGTCCACCTACGGCCCGGTGGCCGGCAGCCCGGAGCTGCGGTCGGCGGCGGCCGGCTACTGGCAGCGGCGCGGTCTGGCCGCCGACCCGGAGCTGGTCGTCGCCGGACCGGGCAGCAAGGCCCTGCTGTTCGCCCTGATCATGGCGGTCGGCGGCGACGTGGTGATCCCCCGGCCCAGCTGGGTCAGCTACGCCGCCCAGGCCGAGCTCGTCGGCGCCCGCGTCCTCAAGGTCCCCGTTCCGGCGGGGGAGGGCGGCGTACCGGACCCGGACCTGCTGCGCGAGACGGTCCTGGCGGCCCGCGCCGCCGGGCACGACCCGCGCTCCGTCGTCGTCACCCTGCCGGACAACCCCACCGGCGCCGTCGCCACGCCCGACACCGTCCGGCGGCTGGGCGAGGCGGCCCGGGAGCTGGACCTCGTCATCATCTCCGACGAGATCTACTGCGACCTGGTCTTCGACCCGGCCACCCCGGCGGTCTCCCCGGCCGCGTTCGCACCCGAGCGCACCGTGGTCACCACCGGGCTGACCAAGAACCTGGCGGTGGGCGGCTGGCGGACGGGCGTCGCCCTGCTGCCCGAGGGCGCCGCCGGGCGCCGGCTCCACGCCCGGCTGATCGCCATCGCCAGCCAGATCTGGTCCAGCCCGCCCGCCCCCGTCCAGGTGGCGGCCGCGTACGCCCTCGGCGAGCCGCCGGAGATCGTGGCGCACGTGGCGGCCTCGCGCCGGCTGCACGGGATCGTCGCCGCGGCGACGGCCGAGCGGTTCACCGCCGCCGGAGCGCTGCTGGCGCCGGTCCGCGCCACCTGCTACCTGTACCCGGACTTCGAGCCGCTGCGCGAGCGGCTCCGCTCCGTCCACGGGGTGCGCACCGGGACGGAGCTGGCCCGGCTGCTCACCGACCGCTACGGCGTCGGCGTGCTGGGCGCCGAGGCCTTCGGGGAGGCCGCCGAGCCACTGCGGCTGCGCGCGGCCACCAGCCGGTTCTACGGCGAGACGGCGGAGCGGCAGCACGCCGCCCTGGAGGCCGCCGACCCGCTCGGGCTGCCGTGGATCCGGGCCGCCATCGACCGGGTCGACGAGGTCCTGACGGACCTCACCGCCCCGTCCACCACCCGGCTCCTGCCGGGCCGACCGCACCAACGAGCCTAG